A region of Maridesulfovibrio sp. DNA encodes the following proteins:
- a CDS encoding endoprotease encodes MIDFPVEDEQQPDHYSPQAKMEDVAEPVLGGDTLEEEEAEDLSGHIVEEADQLTDNPVPGAPEAYELDYGVPDGIDPHVDRQFREFAHENGVSGEMAQRLVDFHNSLEAARYQEHQNQTGEWERQTRALPGWHGNNYRKNMGVANKALQAFASPALAKMIRESGYSCHPEVVRTFYNVGRRLTEDSYVDSNRNTGRQKTIGEILYPNQPI; translated from the coding sequence ATGATTGATTTTCCGGTGGAGGATGAGCAGCAACCGGATCATTATTCCCCGCAGGCAAAGATGGAAGATGTGGCTGAACCAGTTCTCGGTGGAGATACTCTGGAGGAAGAAGAGGCTGAAGACCTGTCCGGTCACATAGTGGAAGAAGCCGATCAATTGACCGACAATCCGGTTCCCGGTGCACCGGAAGCGTATGAACTGGATTACGGCGTGCCGGACGGGATTGACCCGCATGTTGACCGTCAGTTCCGGGAGTTTGCACACGAGAACGGTGTCAGCGGTGAAATGGCTCAGAGGCTGGTGGATTTTCATAATTCCCTTGAAGCGGCCCGTTATCAGGAACATCAAAACCAGACCGGGGAATGGGAACGGCAGACCCGTGCTCTTCCCGGTTGGCACGGCAACAATTACCGTAAAAATATGGGGGTAGCCAACAAAGCCCTGCAGGCTTTCGCTTCCCCGGCTCTTGCAAAAATGATCCGGGAGTCAGGGTATTCCTGCCACCCGGAAGTGGTTAGAACCTTTTACAATGTTGGCAGGCGTCTAACTGAAGATTCCTATGTGGACAGTAACAGGAATACCGGACGCCAGAAGACGATTGGTGAGATTCTGTATCCCAATCAGCCGATTTAA
- a CDS encoding acetate--CoA ligase family protein yields MFIENEISFKAISDLFCNADNEGRDYLYEYEVYNLLANSGAETPPAANLLPRGARFSDEELISIPGEKTVLKIVSPTIIHKTEVGGVRIVKKEPSKIRSAVRGMMYEVPENYAAYIERNPDHSPKEYKGLHGEALVKAISRDLKGVLQVQFMPPDSDSFGNELIVGLRRTREFGTIISAGLGGTDTELYAERFRKGQAIVAASVYMVDGQSFFQLFKNTISYKKLAGLTRGQRRIVTDEQLIECFDSFIEMGKYFSPSDKDSGFVIDELEINPFAFTEYLMVPLDGMCRFSKTGQKPQGRPVQKIHNLLHPKKIGIIGVSSTRRNFGRIILDNVLAEGFSKEDVVIVSEGCDTVNGVRCVPNLDSLNHKLDLFVVAIAAQHVPDLVDQIIKLDSAKSVMLIPGGMGETEESKERAEQIINTINEKHAEEDGGPVFIGANCMGVVSRPGGYDTWFIPEEKLPKNRNAGHQRAALISQSGAFMVFRTSQCPELNPAYMISMGNQTDLTLGDMVHYFKNSPEVDVIAVYAEGFNDLDGLEFCRAVRQAVMNGKEVVFYKAGRTPEGKSATSGHTASLAGDYMVCESCVQQAGAIVARTFQEFQDLFMLAEKLSGKTICGDRLAAVSGAGFEAVGMADSIQSDDYDIELAKFSDDSIAAIDEILISQKLSTLVTIQNPLDLTPGSNDMVHAKMAGILVKDPAVDSIVIGLDPLSPSMHTLADSSIPAFSMDDENSLGNQLIKIVENSDKPLLAVVDGGRLYEPLRDMLLANGVPVFPVCDRAVAAIALYSKARMHAEVIRLTHGCD; encoded by the coding sequence ATGTTTATTGAAAATGAAATCAGCTTTAAAGCGATAAGTGACCTGTTCTGCAATGCTGACAATGAAGGGCGCGACTATTTATACGAATATGAAGTATATAACCTGTTGGCCAATTCCGGTGCGGAAACTCCTCCGGCTGCCAACCTGCTGCCGCGGGGAGCTCGTTTTTCAGACGAAGAATTGATCTCCATACCGGGCGAAAAAACAGTGCTGAAAATCGTCTCCCCGACCATCATCCACAAAACAGAGGTCGGCGGAGTACGCATCGTCAAAAAAGAACCATCCAAGATTCGCTCCGCAGTACGCGGAATGATGTATGAGGTCCCGGAAAATTACGCCGCATACATTGAACGCAATCCGGACCACAGTCCCAAAGAATACAAAGGACTGCACGGCGAAGCACTGGTCAAGGCCATCAGCAGGGATCTGAAAGGGGTGCTGCAGGTCCAGTTCATGCCACCGGATTCAGATTCTTTCGGCAACGAACTGATTGTAGGCTTACGCCGGACCCGTGAATTCGGGACTATTATCAGTGCCGGGCTAGGCGGAACAGATACAGAACTCTACGCTGAAAGATTCCGTAAAGGACAGGCTATTGTTGCCGCATCAGTGTATATGGTCGATGGTCAATCCTTCTTCCAGCTTTTTAAAAATACCATCTCCTACAAAAAGCTGGCCGGATTGACACGGGGTCAACGCCGCATCGTCACAGATGAACAGCTTATCGAATGCTTTGATTCATTCATCGAGATGGGCAAATATTTTTCCCCTTCAGACAAGGATAGCGGATTCGTAATTGACGAATTGGAAATCAACCCCTTTGCCTTTACTGAATACCTTATGGTTCCACTTGACGGCATGTGCCGCTTTTCCAAAACAGGACAAAAACCGCAGGGACGCCCGGTTCAAAAAATCCACAACCTGCTCCACCCCAAGAAAATAGGCATCATCGGTGTATCCTCCACCAGACGCAATTTCGGACGTATTATTTTAGATAATGTGCTGGCAGAAGGATTTTCCAAAGAAGATGTGGTCATAGTCAGCGAAGGCTGTGATACGGTTAACGGTGTACGCTGTGTTCCCAACCTTGACTCCTTGAATCACAAGCTGGACCTGTTCGTAGTGGCTATCGCAGCCCAGCACGTTCCGGATCTGGTAGACCAGATTATTAAACTGGACTCCGCCAAAAGCGTGATGCTCATTCCCGGCGGCATGGGCGAAACCGAGGAAAGCAAGGAAAGGGCTGAACAGATAATAAACACTATCAATGAAAAGCATGCAGAAGAAGACGGCGGACCGGTTTTTATCGGTGCCAATTGCATGGGTGTTGTCTCCCGCCCCGGCGGATACGATACATGGTTCATCCCCGAAGAAAAACTTCCCAAAAACCGCAACGCAGGACATCAGCGGGCAGCGTTAATCAGTCAAAGCGGGGCTTTTATGGTTTTCCGGACCAGCCAATGCCCGGAGCTGAACCCGGCCTATATGATTTCCATGGGTAACCAGACCGATCTGACATTAGGGGATATGGTCCATTACTTTAAAAATTCTCCGGAAGTGGATGTAATCGCGGTTTATGCCGAAGGATTCAACGACCTCGACGGATTGGAATTCTGCCGGGCCGTTCGGCAGGCAGTGATGAACGGCAAGGAAGTAGTCTTTTACAAAGCCGGACGTACTCCTGAAGGAAAAAGCGCCACCAGCGGTCACACCGCCTCACTGGCCGGGGATTACATGGTCTGCGAAAGCTGTGTACAGCAGGCCGGGGCAATTGTGGCCCGCACATTTCAGGAATTTCAAGACCTGTTCATGCTGGCTGAAAAACTCAGCGGCAAAACCATCTGCGGTGACAGACTTGCCGCTGTGAGCGGAGCCGGCTTCGAAGCCGTAGGCATGGCCGATTCCATCCAGTCAGATGACTATGACATAGAACTGGCAAAATTCAGTGATGATTCAATCGCGGCAATTGATGAGATTCTCATATCCCAAAAATTGAGTACACTGGTTACCATTCAGAATCCGCTGGACCTGACTCCGGGGTCAAACGACATGGTTCACGCAAAAATGGCTGGAATTCTGGTAAAAGACCCGGCAGTAGATTCAATTGTAATCGGACTGGACCCGCTTTCCCCGTCCATGCATACGCTGGCAGATTCATCAATCCCAGCTTTCTCAATGGACGATGAAAACTCTCTGGGAAACCAGCTCATAAAAATCGTTGAAAACAGTGATAAACCGCTGTTGGCAGTTGTTGACGGAGGAAGACTCTACGAACCCCTGCGCGATATGCTGCTTGCCAACGGGGTGCCTGTTTTTCCGGTCTGCGACCGTGCGGTAGCAGCTATTGCCCTGTACTCCAAAGCACGCATGCATGCAGAAGTGATCCGTCTGACTCACGGCTGTGACTAG
- a CDS encoding MFS transporter, whose product MNNIIKIQLAVFALVSASFTNIYLPQPVLPILQSEFQISPVQASFAVSFVILGIVLSNLFFGYLSDRYPVKPIIVAGGVFVAAGGFICASTDSYAILVGARLVQGLFIPALTTSIAAWLARTLPAKRLSVVMGAYVSATILGGLGGRLLGGWIHPPLHWRYAFSTASVLILVTTLMAVLILPSSGKEEIAAARSSNGKETYASLLKRKELLLVYACGAGSLLIFSPVFNYLPYRLSHPPFDLATETITLVYLVYVLGIFLGPLSGRLCGRLGGGLILICSSILLGVSLFLLLLPSITAVVVGLSGVCAGFFTLHTVAVVLLNRKLTCSHGKANALYVLCYYSGGWLGLTGAGFAYECSGWNGVIFFLSCFLIIPLSVGLIERRAEKRAEFKV is encoded by the coding sequence ATGAATAATATCATTAAAATTCAACTTGCAGTTTTTGCTCTAGTTTCGGCCTCATTTACCAATATCTACCTTCCACAACCTGTTTTGCCCATATTACAGTCGGAATTTCAAATCAGTCCTGTACAGGCTTCCTTTGCGGTTTCTTTTGTAATTTTGGGGATTGTACTGTCAAACCTGTTTTTCGGGTACTTGTCGGATAGGTATCCTGTTAAACCTATAATTGTTGCCGGTGGTGTTTTTGTTGCTGCCGGTGGTTTTATCTGTGCATCGACCGATAGTTATGCAATTCTGGTCGGAGCAAGGCTTGTGCAGGGTCTTTTCATTCCGGCTTTGACTACCAGTATTGCTGCATGGCTGGCCCGAACACTCCCGGCCAAAAGGTTGAGCGTGGTCATGGGAGCCTATGTTTCTGCCACAATTCTAGGCGGGCTGGGCGGAAGGCTGCTCGGTGGATGGATTCATCCTCCATTGCACTGGCGATATGCGTTCAGTACGGCTTCGGTGCTGATTCTGGTAACAACTTTAATGGCGGTACTTATCCTGCCCTCCAGTGGTAAAGAGGAAATTGCCGCCGCACGCTCCAGCAACGGTAAAGAGACCTATGCTTCTCTGCTTAAACGTAAAGAGTTACTTCTGGTTTATGCATGCGGAGCTGGGAGTCTGCTTATTTTTTCACCTGTTTTCAATTACCTGCCATACAGACTTTCACATCCACCTTTCGACCTTGCCACTGAGACAATTACCCTTGTTTATCTGGTTTATGTTCTCGGTATTTTTCTGGGACCTCTTTCCGGTAGACTCTGCGGCCGCCTTGGAGGGGGACTGATTTTGATCTGTAGTTCTATTCTTCTTGGGGTTTCGCTTTTTCTGCTTCTATTACCGTCAATTACAGCTGTAGTTGTGGGATTGTCAGGAGTCTGTGCCGGTTTTTTTACTCTGCATACAGTGGCGGTTGTCCTGTTAAACCGTAAATTGACCTGCAGTCATGGTAAGGCCAACGCCTTGTATGTTTTATGTTACTATAGTGGAGGATGGCTGGGCCTTACCGGTGCCGGGTTTGCATATGAATGTTCTGGCTGGAATGGGGTGATCTTCTTTTTGTCCTGTTTTTTGATAATACCGCTCAGTGTCGGGTTAATCGAGCGAAGGGCTGAAAAGAGGGCTGAGTTTAAGGTATGA
- a CDS encoding flavodoxin family protein, with translation MKVTVVNGSARKKGNSHSLVAALCEGFAEDTEVVSYELQELKGSGCIGCMSCKGKTERCAIEDGLTPVYDDMHESDVLVIASPVYFGDVSGQAKIFIDRLYHIFTPDFHDGLNLEPGSVERRRFSRLKDGVKVVFMTSQGAINEDLYADIQDRYPLFFKYLGFSEIHTIREFGDPGTYPDQHRMEEALEQARKLGRQLSSEGIKG, from the coding sequence ATGAAAGTTACTGTTGTTAACGGAAGTGCCCGCAAAAAAGGAAACTCGCATAGCCTTGTAGCTGCACTCTGTGAGGGCTTTGCAGAAGACACAGAGGTCGTAAGTTACGAATTACAAGAACTAAAAGGTTCAGGGTGCATCGGATGTATGTCCTGCAAGGGGAAAACTGAGCGTTGTGCTATTGAGGATGGGCTTACTCCGGTTTATGACGATATGCATGAAAGTGATGTGCTTGTTATCGCTAGTCCGGTCTATTTTGGCGATGTAAGTGGTCAGGCCAAAATTTTTATTGATCGTCTTTACCATATTTTTACCCCTGATTTTCATGATGGTTTAAATCTTGAGCCAGGTTCTGTGGAACGTCGTCGTTTCAGCCGTCTGAAGGATGGAGTAAAGGTTGTGTTCATGACAAGCCAAGGTGCAATCAATGAAGATTTGTATGCCGATATACAGGATCGTTATCCTCTCTTTTTTAAATATCTCGGATTTTCTGAAATTCACACCATTCGTGAATTTGGTGATCCCGGTACATATCCAGATCAGCATCGTATGGAAGAAGCCTTGGAACAGGCCCGTAAGCTTGGCAGGCAATTGAGTAGCGAAGGTATAAAGGGATAG
- a CDS encoding FAD-dependent protein, whose product MKQIEIQIKINPGQIENPGAIRKEALKASGLPDDENISTRVLRRSIDARSRKPHYVLQVAIGDPETVEPQKSIFTPLPLSGRQVIIAGAGPAGYFAALTLLEHGIKPIIIERGRTVNERRKDLKKIYTEGLINPDSNYCFGEGGAGTYSDGKLYTRATKRGNVGRILDLLIANGAPGDIRIDAHPHLGSNVLPRIVSRMRDDILSCGGEIHFNTRVDSFILEGNCMKGVVAAGNAIKADAVILATGHSARDIFYALNNQEIKIEAKPFALGVRIEHPQPLIDKIFYHQSPRHENLPAASYRISTQAMGRGVFSFCMCPGGYIVPASTAPGELVLNGMSLAARNAPFANAGLVAEVKLEDLSDPENPLCALEYQATAEKKMFNAGDGKTQQAPAQRVCDFIAGKISKSIPKTSYIPGSYSAPVHELLPFIQSEALRSGLKTLSQKFKGFDSNEAKVLAVESRTSSPVRIPRNRETLEHEQIKGFFPCGEGAGYAGGIISAAMDGEKCALAAARMIK is encoded by the coding sequence ATGAAACAGATAGAAATACAGATTAAAATCAATCCCGGACAAATTGAGAATCCCGGTGCAATCCGCAAAGAAGCTTTGAAGGCTTCCGGATTGCCGGACGACGAAAATATTTCAACCCGTGTGCTGCGCCGCTCAATTGATGCCCGTTCCCGCAAACCTCATTATGTGCTTCAGGTAGCCATCGGTGATCCGGAAACCGTAGAGCCGCAAAAATCCATCTTCACTCCCCTGCCCCTTAGCGGCAGACAGGTTATCATTGCCGGGGCTGGACCGGCCGGATACTTTGCAGCACTGACCCTGTTGGAACATGGCATCAAACCGATCATCATCGAACGGGGCCGCACTGTAAACGAGCGCCGTAAGGACCTCAAAAAAATATATACTGAAGGACTTATAAACCCGGACTCCAACTACTGCTTCGGAGAAGGCGGAGCCGGAACTTATTCAGACGGGAAACTATACACCCGTGCCACCAAACGCGGCAACGTCGGCCGTATCCTTGACCTGCTGATCGCAAACGGCGCTCCGGGCGATATACGCATTGACGCCCACCCGCACCTTGGCTCAAATGTATTACCTCGAATAGTAAGCAGGATGCGTGACGACATTCTTTCCTGCGGCGGAGAAATTCATTTCAACACACGTGTAGACTCCTTCATACTCGAGGGAAACTGTATGAAAGGCGTTGTTGCCGCAGGTAATGCGATCAAGGCAGATGCAGTAATCCTCGCCACCGGGCATTCCGCACGGGATATTTTCTACGCCCTGAATAATCAGGAAATTAAAATCGAGGCCAAACCGTTTGCTTTGGGAGTGCGTATAGAGCACCCGCAACCGCTGATCGATAAAATTTTCTATCACCAGTCACCGCGCCATGAGAACCTGCCCGCAGCAAGCTACCGAATTTCAACTCAGGCTATGGGGCGCGGAGTCTTCTCATTCTGCATGTGTCCGGGCGGGTATATTGTCCCGGCCTCCACTGCACCGGGAGAACTTGTTCTGAATGGAATGAGCCTTGCCGCTCGCAATGCACCTTTCGCCAATGCCGGACTAGTGGCAGAAGTAAAACTTGAGGATTTAAGCGATCCGGAGAATCCACTCTGCGCTTTGGAGTATCAAGCTACAGCGGAAAAAAAGATGTTTAACGCAGGTGATGGTAAAACCCAGCAGGCCCCGGCCCAGCGAGTCTGTGACTTCATTGCCGGTAAAATTTCAAAATCCATCCCCAAGACATCCTACATACCCGGCAGCTATTCTGCTCCGGTACACGAACTGCTGCCCTTCATTCAATCGGAAGCCTTGCGTAGTGGACTCAAAACTTTATCTCAAAAATTCAAAGGTTTTGACTCAAATGAAGCCAAAGTGCTGGCAGTGGAATCACGCACCAGTTCACCGGTACGCATCCCGCGCAACCGCGAGACATTAGAGCATGAGCAGATTAAAGGTTTTTTCCCCTGCGGAGAAGGAGCCGGGTATGCAGGCGGAATCATCTCCGCTGCCATGGACGGTGAGAAATGTGCACTTGCCGCAGCCCGGATGATAAAATAA
- a CDS encoding ABC transporter substrate binding protein has protein sequence MVINSYNKGFNWVEGHNGVLRRGLAGQVDFSFYYLDYKRLSKKDCDLRVAEVRSAVDREKPDLVVVTDDYALKTFGQFLVDRGIPVVFLGINGNARGYVDNIHKITGVFERPLVKRSVAYLAEIIGPGKYIVLMDDSLSARVFVRESLHGQMNLAVAGARARIKLVKNFNDWKEMVKNARKDGYSCILVGTYHVFRDDQGRHISSIDVIKWTSRHAPVPVFGLWDLSVGKGMAIGGYVVSGVAQGREALKIVKKVLAGEKVENIQPVIGKNGVLLFSSPEMKRWNISLPQSLTSKGFLIKIIR, from the coding sequence ATGGTAATTAACAGTTACAATAAAGGTTTCAACTGGGTGGAGGGGCACAATGGTGTTTTGAGGCGGGGGCTTGCCGGTCAAGTGGATTTTTCGTTTTACTATCTTGATTATAAGAGACTTAGTAAAAAGGATTGCGATTTGCGGGTTGCAGAGGTCAGATCGGCTGTGGACCGGGAAAAACCTGATCTGGTTGTTGTAACCGATGATTACGCGCTTAAAACATTCGGCCAGTTCCTAGTGGACCGGGGTATTCCTGTTGTCTTTTTGGGTATAAATGGAAATGCCCGCGGATACGTGGACAACATCCATAAAATTACCGGGGTGTTTGAGCGTCCACTTGTAAAACGTTCTGTAGCTTATTTGGCTGAGATAATCGGACCGGGAAAATATATTGTGCTCATGGATGACAGCCTGAGTGCCAGGGTCTTTGTGCGTGAGTCTCTGCATGGACAGATGAATCTTGCAGTGGCCGGAGCGCGGGCCCGGATTAAGCTGGTCAAAAATTTCAATGACTGGAAAGAAATGGTCAAAAATGCCCGAAAGGATGGTTATTCCTGTATTCTTGTTGGAACCTACCATGTCTTTCGGGATGATCAGGGACGGCATATTTCCAGTATAGATGTAATTAAATGGACTTCTCGGCATGCTCCGGTTCCGGTGTTCGGACTCTGGGATTTATCAGTCGGGAAAGGTATGGCTATTGGCGGGTATGTGGTCTCGGGAGTCGCACAGGGCCGTGAAGCTCTTAAAATAGTGAAGAAGGTCTTAGCCGGGGAGAAGGTTGAAAATATTCAACCTGTCATCGGTAAGAACGGGGTGTTGTTGTTCAGCTCTCCCGAGATGAAACGCTGGAATATTTCTCTCCCTCAATCTTTGACTTCCAAAGGTTTTCTGATCAAAATAATCCGCTGA
- a CDS encoding D-amino-acid transaminase, producing the protein MSRTVYVNGAFVPEEEARVSVFDRGFLFADAIYEVTAVVDGKICEWEGHVARLERSLGEIGMDMPMSSEELLEIHRELVKRNDLEEGAIYLQVTRGAIDRDFVMPKGLEQTVVLFTQAKKLTGEKTGLRVISVPDIRWGRRDIKTVQLLAASMVKTEAKKQGKDDAWMVEDGFVTEGSSNNTYIVTKEGKIITRNLSNSILPGITRKSVLRIADEMDMEIEERPFTIEEAQNAVEAFMTAATSFVTPVIEVDGVELNGGTPGPVSKRLCEVYIEESRKASC; encoded by the coding sequence ATGAGTCGTACTGTTTATGTGAATGGCGCTTTTGTGCCCGAAGAAGAGGCTAGAGTTTCTGTTTTCGACCGTGGTTTTCTGTTTGCTGACGCAATTTACGAAGTTACCGCTGTTGTGGATGGCAAAATTTGTGAATGGGAAGGTCATGTGGCCCGTCTTGAGCGTTCACTCGGTGAAATCGGCATGGACATGCCCATGAGTTCCGAAGAATTGCTTGAAATTCATCGCGAACTGGTCAAGCGTAATGACCTTGAAGAAGGTGCAATTTACCTGCAGGTTACCCGTGGTGCCATTGATCGTGATTTCGTAATGCCCAAAGGGCTGGAACAGACTGTGGTTCTTTTTACTCAGGCCAAGAAGTTGACCGGCGAGAAAACAGGGCTGCGCGTAATTTCCGTTCCTGATATCCGTTGGGGACGCCGTGACATCAAGACCGTTCAGCTGCTGGCTGCCTCCATGGTTAAGACCGAAGCCAAAAAACAGGGCAAGGACGACGCATGGATGGTTGAAGACGGTTTTGTTACCGAAGGCTCTTCTAACAACACCTACATCGTGACCAAAGAAGGAAAGATTATTACCCGTAACCTTTCCAACTCCATCCTTCCCGGTATTACCCGTAAATCCGTACTTCGCATTGCCGACGAAATGGATATGGAAATTGAAGAACGTCCATTTACCATTGAAGAAGCCCAGAATGCTGTCGAAGCTTTTATGACTGCAGCAACTTCTTTTGTAACCCCGGTTATTGAAGTTGACGGTGTTGAGCTTAACGGCGGTACCCCCGGCCCGGTCAGCAAACGACTTTGTGAAGTCTATATTGAGGAAAGCCGTAAGGCCTCCTGCTAA
- the dgcA gene encoding N-acetyl-D-Glu racemase DgcA, which yields MKISVTKDVFPLAQVFTIARGSRTEAVVLRVEIEEDGFTGRGECVPYARYNETVESVTAQIEGLKTPLTREELQTALEAGAARNAVDCALWDLEAKKAGVPVWQLAGISKPTPEITAYTLSLDTPEKMEAQAAENSARPLLKTKLGGGIEDIARIEAVRRGAPDSRIIVDANEGWTADVYREMAPVLVRLGVEMVEQPLPASDDEALLEIERVLPVCADESCHDRESLPALKGKYDMVNIKLDKTGGLTEALKLREAALAAGYKVMVGCMVGSSLAMAPAVLVASGAAVVDLDGPLLLAEDRNHSLEYDDKFVFPPQSELWG from the coding sequence ATGAAAATCTCGGTTACTAAAGACGTTTTCCCGCTGGCGCAGGTTTTCACTATCGCTCGCGGCTCAAGAACCGAGGCTGTTGTGCTGCGGGTCGAGATTGAAGAAGACGGATTTACCGGGCGTGGGGAATGCGTTCCCTACGCCCGCTACAACGAGACTGTGGAATCCGTTACGGCCCAGATTGAAGGGCTGAAAACTCCGTTGACCCGTGAGGAACTGCAGACCGCGCTGGAAGCCGGTGCTGCACGTAATGCTGTTGATTGCGCCTTATGGGACCTCGAAGCCAAGAAAGCAGGTGTTCCGGTTTGGCAGTTGGCTGGGATCAGCAAACCGACCCCGGAAATTACAGCTTACACTCTTTCCCTTGATACCCCGGAAAAGATGGAAGCTCAGGCTGCGGAAAATTCAGCCCGTCCTTTACTCAAGACAAAGCTTGGTGGCGGAATTGAGGATATTGCCCGTATTGAGGCTGTGCGCAGAGGCGCTCCTGATTCCCGCATAATTGTAGATGCCAATGAGGGGTGGACAGCTGATGTCTACCGCGAGATGGCACCGGTTTTGGTTCGTCTTGGTGTGGAGATGGTTGAGCAGCCGTTGCCGGCATCTGACGATGAGGCCTTGCTGGAAATAGAAAGAGTTCTGCCTGTCTGTGCGGATGAATCCTGCCATGACCGTGAATCTTTGCCTGCACTGAAGGGCAAGTATGATATGGTTAACATCAAGCTTGATAAGACCGGCGGTCTGACCGAGGCCCTTAAGTTGCGTGAAGCAGCTTTGGCTGCAGGTTACAAGGTAATGGTCGGATGTATGGTCGGTTCTTCGCTGGCCATGGCTCCTGCTGTGCTGGTTGCCAGTGGGGCTGCTGTGGTAGACCTTGACGGCCCTTTGCTTTTGGCCGAAGACAGGAATCACTCGTTGGAATACGATGACAAATTTGTTTTTCCTCCACAAAGTGAATTGTGGGGCTAG
- the dgcN gene encoding N-acetyltransferase DgcN, protein MFEAPYLLFLGDAPDALGAKMAQGIYDWRPEAVAGQFRMEGCKADLGIKDLSIKEAVEAGVKTLVVGVVNRGGIISDSWKSVLVEALEAGMDVASGLHTLLRDQPELVEAAEKSGSKLHDVRIPTVKYPIASGKKRTGKRCLAVGTDCSVGKMYTALAVDREMKKQGLKSTFRPTGQTGILIEGNGVPLDAVVADFMAGSIEYLTPDNDPDHWDIIEGQGSLYHASYSGVTMALVHGGQPDALILCHEPTREHMRGLPDYQQPTLEELRDTALTLARVVNPECKAVAVSVNTQHMAEDEALAYLAEVEKQMGIPAVDPFRQGAARLVEALV, encoded by the coding sequence ATGTTTGAAGCACCATATTTACTTTTTCTTGGAGATGCTCCGGATGCGCTTGGCGCAAAAATGGCTCAGGGAATATATGATTGGAGACCGGAGGCCGTTGCCGGACAGTTTCGTATGGAAGGCTGCAAGGCTGACCTCGGAATCAAAGACCTTTCTATTAAAGAAGCTGTTGAAGCAGGAGTTAAAACTCTTGTTGTCGGTGTTGTAAACCGTGGCGGAATTATTTCCGACAGCTGGAAATCTGTTCTGGTGGAAGCTCTTGAAGCCGGTATGGACGTTGCCTCCGGACTGCATACCCTGCTGCGTGACCAGCCCGAACTGGTTGAAGCTGCGGAAAAGAGCGGCAGCAAACTGCACGATGTGCGTATTCCTACTGTAAAATATCCTATTGCCAGTGGTAAAAAGCGCACCGGTAAGCGCTGTCTCGCTGTAGGAACAGACTGCTCCGTAGGTAAGATGTACACTGCTCTGGCTGTTGACCGCGAAATGAAAAAGCAGGGTCTTAAGTCCACTTTTCGTCCTACCGGACAGACCGGTATTCTCATTGAAGGCAACGGTGTTCCTCTTGATGCGGTTGTTGCTGATTTTATGGCCGGATCTATTGAATACCTTACCCCGGACAATGATCCCGACCATTGGGATATCATTGAAGGACAGGGCAGCCTTTATCATGCTTCCTATTCCGGCGTGACCATGGCTCTTGTTCATGGTGGCCAGCCTGATGCTCTTATTCTTTGCCACGAGCCTACCCGCGAGCATATGCGTGGTCTGCCCGATTACCAGCAGCCGACTCTCGAAGAGTTGCGTGATACCGCTCTGACCCTTGCCAGAGTTGTGAATCCCGAATGCAAGGCCGTTGCTGTTTCCGTCAATACTCAGCATATGGCTGAAGATGAGGCTCTGGCTTATCTTGCCGAAGTTGAAAAGCAGATGGGCATTCCCGCTGTTGATCCTTTCCGTCAGGGTGCAGCCCGTCTGGTTGAGGCTCTGGTATAA